From the Lysobacter sp. FW306-1B-D06B genome, one window contains:
- a CDS encoding biliverdin-producing heme oxygenase gives MSLGTLRSHLRQATAPAHERVDALLPHGVGRRDDYAAYLRAMHRFVASACLPEGTRERYLPLLRADLHALGIDPDAIARPAVASHDPYERLGWAYVFEGSSLGARMLLRQAQGLGFNAASGARYLHEHAASPQWPALLAQLESSAPDADALHRLVVASNTAFAAVEAALLHALRLERVPA, from the coding sequence ATGTCGCTGGGCACCCTCCGCAGTCACCTCCGCCAGGCCACCGCGCCTGCGCACGAGCGCGTCGACGCATTGCTGCCGCACGGCGTCGGCCGGCGCGACGACTACGCCGCCTACCTGCGTGCGATGCACCGCTTCGTCGCCAGTGCCTGCCTCCCGGAAGGGACGCGCGAACGCTACCTGCCGCTGCTGCGCGCCGACCTGCACGCGCTGGGCATCGACCCCGATGCAATCGCACGCCCCGCCGTCGCTTCGCACGATCCCTACGAACGCCTGGGCTGGGCCTACGTCTTCGAAGGTTCGTCGCTCGGCGCGCGCATGCTGCTGCGGCAGGCACAAGGGCTGGGTTTCAATGCCGCCTCCGGCGCGCGCTACCTCCATGAGCACGCCGCATCGCCGCAATGGCCAGCGCTGCTCGCGCAACTGGAGTCCTCCGCGCCCGACGCCGACGCACTGCACCGCCTCGTCGTCGCCAGCAACACCGCCTTCGCCGCGGTGGAAGCCGCGCTGCTGCACGCCCTTCGCCTCGAACGAGTCCCTGCATGA